TTTCTAGTTAGTGTGAAACTAAAGTTCCAATAGTCTATATCTCTAGCTAGAAGCTAAATATTATTATGACATTTTGTTTGAGGGATAAAAGGAAAAGCAATGATGTCTAGCAATGAAACAGCTTGGTTGCCGTAGGTTTACACTGAATAAATACGTCTATAAGTATCTACTTCGCTCTTTGTCGAGTGCTTTTTCGTCAAAATTTGCACTATGAAGAAGGCTGGTCTGTTTCTCCCCTGAACGAGAAGACCGAGGATATATATGCATGGAGATGGAACATTCACAGCTTAAAGCTAAAAATCCCATCATCACAAAATGCAAATATTATGATTACAAGCTTAATTAATGGAGAgtagtgagtacccttttctGAGCTAACTTCATGGAGCGTACTTTAATTAGTTCACAGAGAGACAGCTTAATGAGTTAGCTCTAGCTAGGTAGAGAGGGATGGTCAAATGAAAAATCAGCATGACTAGTTGACTACTTGTGTTCTGATGAAGAGAACCTGCTGATAACTTTCCTCAGAAGGCTCTGAACTAAAATCTAGCGAGCTACATTAATGGTAACTGAATGAAAAAACAACAGTAGAACCATAAGTGGCAAATGTTTGGTGTGTACGAAAGTCCAAAAAATTTAGTATTGTCTTGTTAGTTTCAACTTCATCATCATTGTTGGTTCAGTATATATTGGATGGTCAAGCaagaaacagaagaaaaaaaaggtgaTCAGATCAAATTTAACTTGAATATATATACACTAACATCAATGCACACAAACAACCATACATGCATCATCATCATTCAAAAAACCTAGCTACTTTTTTCTCTATGACTACTAGCTAAATAAGAAGAACTAAAAGAGTTAAAAGACATTATTCTAATAAGTTCTAACAAGAACCAAAATGAAATAAGGCAAAATTAATAGTAGAGAACAACAAACATCTTCTAGTATGAAGAAGGCATGAGATTTAAGCCTAAATCATTCTTACTCAGCATTGACCTTGACTTGTTAATATCCATATCTGATGGAGGTTCTGGATGTAATCTCTTCTTTGATGAGTATAGTGACACACCAAACAGCTTTGTTTTACTACtaccattgttgttgttgtgttctTCAAGCATAGGTAGAGAAGTACTACTTGTTGTGTTGTTTGTAGTGGCGTTAGGGCTTAATGGAACCTTAAAAtggtgctgttgttgttgttgatgatgataatgagatTGTTTTGGTGGTATGGGTTGTTGTGaattaaaccctaggttttggtttTGGTAATTCTGAGGTTTATTTTGAACAGCCAGTGATGTTGAAGTAGGGTTACTAGTGTTGTTATTAGTGATAACAAATGGAGATTGTGACGAGTATGTGTTGCTAGTAGGATGAGCTGCAGGCTTCACATGGTTCTGAACAAAATAGATGATATCATTGTAGAGTTTCTTCATATGAGCCAACTCTGATACTAGCATTGAATTACTTCTCCTTAGTCTTTCATTATCTTCTGATAATGCCATTATCGAACTCGTGTTGCCATTACAACCACCTCCATTCATATTGAATCCTCCTCCACCTCCAGCAACATGATACTGATAATGACTTTGAGGAGATGATAATAATAAGGGATCAGCTGAGTCACACCAACTTACTTGGTCATCTGAATTATCATCAGACGGAGATATACTCAGTCTATTAGTGAATGGGTTATAGAAACCAGACCCACCACCAttaatagaaacttgttgaggtTGTGAAGTTTTTCTTCTGTGAATCTCACATAATAaatgtttctccccttttctaAAGAACTCATTTGCAAACTCCCATCTGTCTGGTACTATCTTTCTAAAACCCTGAAAAACAAACCAAACACAGAAACAAAATTCATCAGCTAAATCATCAAACTATATGTATCAACTAGCTAACTCATTAAAACaccttaaaaaggaaagaaaagccaGTATTTTTTTATACGTACATAGGTATTCAGCTGCCTAACAAAGCTTG
This is a stretch of genomic DNA from Papaver somniferum cultivar HN1 chromosome 1, ASM357369v1, whole genome shotgun sequence. It encodes these proteins:
- the LOC113297897 gene encoding heat stress transcription factor B-4-like translates to MALMLDSNNNNNMMNNSSSCEGGSILLALDSNKSVPAPFLTKTYQLVDDPNTDHVVSWGEDDSTFVVWRPPEFARDLLPNYFKHNNFSSFVRQLNTYGFRKIVPDRWEFANEFFRKGEKHLLCEIHRRKTSQPQQVSINGGGSGFYNPFTNRLSISPSDDNSDDQVSWCDSADPLLLSSPQSHYQYHVAGGGGGFNMNGGGCNGNTSSIMALSEDNERLRRSNSMLVSELAHMKKLYNDIIYFVQNHVKPAAHPTSNTYSSQSPFVITNNNTSNPTSTSLAVQNKPQNYQNQNLGFNSQQPIPPKQSHYHHQQQQQHHFKVPLSPNATTNNTTSSTSLPMLEEHNNNNGSSKTKLFGVSLYSSKKRLHPEPPSDMDINKSRSMLSKNDLGLNLMPSSY